The Rosa rugosa chromosome 1, drRosRugo1.1, whole genome shotgun sequence genomic sequence TTACCGACTGTGGAAGTACGGTACCAAAATTTGTTTGTAGAAGCAGAATGTGAAGTAGTTCAAGGAAAGCCGCTCCCAACACTATGGAACACGCTCAAAAGCTTTCTCTCCGTAAGTGCTTTTTCCTATCCCAACAGGAAAAGAATTTCACCCTGTGCAAATAAAGAATTATGAGAATTTAATTCCATTAAGAGATAGGAAAGGATACAGTGATCAAATTTGGTGTGTGTGAATTGTAAATTTCAATGACCGGAATGTTCATTAATTTGATATCTACATAATAGTATTTTCAAAACTACCTAGCAGAGTAGAGTTCTACTTCTTTCCATATTGAATAAGATGAAAAATGTTTGACAGGTGATGACACAGATATTTGGGTGCAAGCCTCAAGCATACAAACTAGAAATTCTAAAAGAAGTCAGTGGCATCATCAAGCCTTCAAGGTAAATTTTCAATACAAAAGCGCTTGAAAAAATTGGTTTCTTCTGTTTCTAGACTAGACTAAGAGTTGAATGGATTTAAATACATTGGATTTCATGCAGGATGACTCTATTACTTGGTCCTCCAAGCTGTGGGAAAACCACCTTATTACAGGCACTTGCAGGAAAACTAAACCACTCTCTCAAGGTTCTCTAATCAATTACTAATCCACTGCATAAAAGACAGAGGCATAAGCTAGCATTATTTAAATAGATGTAATATGtagcaacaaaataataatttctacaACTTATGTGTCTGACTCAGAAACACCATGATGAGCTCGAGTGAATATGACTTAAGTTCATTCGCTAATTCTGATAAATTTATTCACAAATATTTAGGTTCAAGGAGAAATAACCTACAATGGTTATAAGATGAACGAGTTTGTTCCTCAGAAGACATCAGCTTACATAAGTCAATATGACTTGCATATTTCTGAAATGACTGTGAGGGAAGCACTGGATTTCTCATCTCGCTGCCAGGGTATTGGAAGCAGAGCCGgtagccttcttcttcttctacttttttttttcccaacatCTAGCCATTGTAATTATTAATCCAGATTTAACTAAGAAGCTTTTGTCCATTAAAGATATTATGAAAGAAGTTGCTAGAAGAGAGAACCAAGCTGGTATTGTCCCAGAACCAGACATTGACACTTATATGAAGGTATGACGTTTGATAATAGTCACGTTCTAATTCTTTCCTGTCATCTTATCAAGTAGCCAGCAAATTGTCCATCTCTAGCTCACTGTCTCTACAACTTGACTAACAGGCCATTTCAATTGAAGGGTTGAAAAAATCTTTAATGACAGACTATATAATAAAGGTAGTCCTCCTTGCGAACTAGAAAAACAAAGACCAAGTCTTACCTCTACACTCTAACTAGCAGAGAATTTGTTActagtttctttttctcttttagatCCTTGGGCTGGATATTTGTGCTGATACAATCGTAGGGGATGCAATGCAAAGAGGAATCTCCGGTGGTCAAAAGAAAAGGCTGACAACAGGTTCTGTAAATTACCCACTTTGCTACTAACCTACCGTTCTCATCTCTGAATAGCATCAATAAGAATCCAAAAAATTTACTATAAGCCTCTGCTTGCTGAAACTACAAAAACGTAGATACTAAGAGTCAATAGGGCACTTTCTACTACATCGAAAAGTTTTTTCTTTCATGACAAACTATAGTTTCATGATACTCTCCTTTAACAGGTGAGATGATGATTGGCCCAGCAAGAGCTTTCTTCATGGATGAGATATCAACAGGCCTAGACAGCTCCACTACTTTTCAAATTGTAACTTGTCTGCAGCAGTTGACTCATGTAACAGAATCCACCATTTTGGTTTCACTTCTTCAGCCAACACCAGAGACTTTTCATCTGTTTGATGATATTATCTTGATGGCTGAGGGAAAAGTTGTATACCATGGGCCTAGTGACAATGTTGTGGAGTTCTTTCAGGAGTGTGGTTTCCGTAGCCCACCACGAAAAGGCATTTCTGACTTCCTCCAAGAGGCAAGAGTCCTTGTGTATATACAAATTAAATTTGCCAAGTTACCAAGAATATCTGCTCTGTATTGATTATTTCCACAGTGGATTCTCTGTATAGGTGGTTTCTCAAAAGGATCAAGCAAAGTACTGGTACCATAAAGACCAACCCTATAGTTATATCAGTGTTGATAAGTTCGTAAATATGTTTAAAGACTTCCATGTCGGAAAGAAGCTTGAAGAGGAACTTTGCAAGCCTTTCGATCAATCTGAGTGCCATAAACATGCTTTGTCATTCAACATTTACTCACTGAGAAAATGGGAACTATTCAAATCATGCCTTTCTAGAGAATGGCTTCTCATGAAGCGAAACTCATTTGTTCATGTATTCAAATCAGCACAGGTAACAGATACTGGAGGCATTttgtgaaaacaaagaaaagaaaaaaggaaccCCACTTAAATTGATCAACCTTTCACACCTAGCTCATTTCATTGTGCAGCTTGTGGTCATTGCACTAATAACAATGACAATCTTTTCACGTACATGGATGAAAATCGACGAGACCCATGCAAAGTACTACATGAGTTCTTTGTTTTATGCTCTACTTAGACTGCTCTGCATTGGAATTGCAGAGATATCAATGACTGCCTCTAGACTTGCAGTCTTCTATAAGCAAAGAGATTTCTACTTCTATCCTGCATGGGCTTATTCCCTTCCAGCTGCCATTCTAAAGATTCCATTCTCATTGCTAGATGCATTTCTTTGGACAGCCCTCACTTATTATGTTATTGGTTACAGTCCTGAACCTGAAAGGTATATTCTCCTAGGCTAAACCTTTACTTTGTCATACATTTGATTTTGTGACTTActaaaacttttttttatcaatgaaTATCAGGTTCTTCAGGCAATTTATTCTTTTGTTCCTCGTGCATCAAGTAGCAATATCACTATTTCGTTTGATTGCATCCTTGGTCCGAAATCCTTCTGTTGCAGGAACTGTCGGTCTATTCTCTTTAATAGTAATGTATCTATTTGGTGGCTTTATAATTCCAAAATGTAAGGGAGGCTATTTGTGACTTCAGTAGAACTGTTTAAAAATATGTGGCATTCCAGTCAATTAATCTAATAAGCATTCCTAATGCAGCTTCTCTACCTGCTTGGTTGGCATGGGGATTTTGGGTTTCTCCATTGGCCTTTGCAGAACTAGGTGCTTCAATAAATGAATTTCATGCTCCAAGGTGGCAAAAGGTGATGCAGGACTTCTACTTTTCATTAAATGAAATCAGATTAGTGTAGCTTAATATGTTAAGTACGTGTTCATATCAATGCTCCCTTTTTCTTACAGGTTTTATCTTCCAATGTCACTATAGGCCAGCAAGCTCTAATTAACCATGGTCTAAACTTCAGTGACTACTTCTATTGGATATCAATAGGAGCTTTACTTGGATTTTGGATCGTTTTCAACTTTGGATTCACATGCATACTCAGTTATTCAAAGTGTAACTCCCTCCACCTATGCACCAACAAGAAGGAATATTGAAAAATCTAAGTAATTGACCATAAATTCTTTAGATACTAACCTGTACTTGAAATTTAATTTTGCACAGCTCCAGGTAGTTCTCGGACTATCATCTCTCATGAAAGATTCTCTCATCTGAAGAAAAAGGATACTTTAAACAATTCCTGTCAAGAACACGAATTAACTTGTGTAGATACTGACATAACTTCTTCAGAATCTACAAATGTAGGTGAGATATCATTTTACCATATTTCAAATCATTAAAGAACTTGTTTCCTAAAAATCATGTCTCTGTCTTTGCTATATTGATGTTACATAATGGTTTGTTAAACTGCAGGCATGGTGTTACCTTTTGAGCCCATAAGTATATCATTTGACAAACTGCATTACTTTATTGATACACCCCAGGTAACCACATTATTATGAATTCCTATTTCTAAGAATGTTGGATATAAATCAATTTGATCACCCTTATATTTCCAGAAACTGAGAGAGCAAGGTTTCCCACCAAATCGACTACAGCTTCTTCAAGATATAACTGGCGCATTTAGACCTGGAATTCTAACAGCTTTGATGGGAGTTAGTGGAGCTGGAAAAACGACACTGATGGATGTTCTTTCAGGAAGAAAAACTGGTGGAATTATTGAAGGAGACATTAGAATTGGAGGGTACCCAAAAGTCCAAGAAACATATGCCAGAATATCGGGCTATTGCGAGCAAAGTGACATACATTCTCCAGAGCTTACAGTAGAAGAATCAGTAGCATACTCAGCCTGGTTACGCTTGCCATCCCAGATTGATATAAATACTAGAGCTGTAAGTCCCTTTAAACATATAAAGCATTTAGTATGAATGCCAAACATCATAGTTCAAATTTAAGACCTAGACCTGGTACTAGTGCATGTTATTAGACTTAATTATCCAAATGGAACTTATGTATCAATGTTTTAGACTTAAAACCAGAAATTTAGCAAAACAATAGCGTCCAGGAACAGAATATGATGCTGTATTAACTATTAACAATACATATTTCCTAGAGAAATAGAAGTCCTATGATCATAGAAGATTGCATGATGTTTCAAATTGACCTATCCATTTATCAGGAGTTTGTGAAAGAAGTACTTCAAATGATAGAGCTTGATGAAATCAAAGACGAGTTAGTTGGCATACCAGGTGGTAGTGGTATATCGACTGAACAGCGTAAAAGGTTAACAATAGCAGTAGAGCTTGTTTCAAATCCATCAATAATATTCATGGATGAACCCACGTCTGGTTTAGATGCAAGAGCAGCTGCAATAATTATGCGAGTTGTGAAAAATATCGTCAGTACAGGGAGGACTATTGTATGTACTATTCATCAGCCAAGTATTGACATATTTGAAGCATTCGACGAGGTAATTGACCAATGTAATTGTGCACCTGTAAAAGTTATGAGTTCATTGTAGTGATTGAGAATAATCTCTTATGTAGTATATAATGCATGGCCCATTTTCTGATTCTACAACATCTATATTATGACAAGAAATAAGGTGATTTGATTAATATCAACTTTTTACAGCTTATTTTGATGAAAAGAGGAGGACAAGTAATATACTGTGGAGAGCTGGGTCAAGATTCAAGTAAGCTTATCCAATACTTTGAGGTGAGTTATATGACAACACACAATTTTCATGAACATCTATTTCCACATGTCATTTCTGTCAACTCTGCCTTCTAACTCCCTTCTATTGCAGGGTATTTCTGGGGTTCCAAAAATCAAAGATAATTACAACCCAGCAACATGGATGTTAGAAGTCACAAGTCCTTCTGCAGAAGCCAAACTGGCCTTAGATTTTTCTCAGCTTTATAGAGAATCACATCTATGCCAGTGAGTATTTGTGTATTACTGCACCAGCATATATTACTGAGTTCACAAACACTGCTAAAATGCCAAACTCCTGCATTTGACTTCTATCTCAAAACATCAGCACTAGTTACACTCTCACAAGGGCACCTTACCCAAACTAGCTGGGATGCAGCCCATGTAAAAGAACGCAAAGGCTTTCTTTATATAGCAGAAAGATCTTTACTGTTATTTTCAAAACCTTTTCAAAATTTTAGCAGTGCTACAATTTTTAAATGACTGTAAGAATATTAGACCACTCTAGTGTGTGATTTCTAGAGAAAGGGAGGCAATTAGTTTGTCCCCACACAACATTGTTTAATATTGTTGAAGAGCTTATTGAATCAACTTGAACATTTCTTGTTCTATTCAGGAAGAACAATGATCTAGTTAGAGAACTCAGCTTTCCAGTACAAGGCTCAAAGGAATTGTATTTTCCTACTCACTTCCCACAAAATGGATGGGAGCAATTTAAAGCATGTCTCTGGAAGCGACATCTCTCCTATTGGAGAAACCCAAGATATAATCTGGGGCGATTGGCAATTACTGCTGCATCTTCTTTGATATTTGGAGCACTTCTTTGGCAGAAAGGACAGAGAATGTAAGCAATTTGATAGTATTTTTCCATATAATGCATATAAAATCTGCAATCATCACCTAGACATGTAGGAAAGATGTTGGCTTGACCACACCAATTATGTACCAGATAATCTATGTCATCTACCACCTCCAAAAAGTCAAGTATGCATGACTTCCCAAAGAATAAGCACCCTTTCTTGCATTCGTTTAATTATTGTTTTAGAATACATTCCCACTTAAACATAGAAGAGACTAGTATATTTAGCATCTGAAAAACTTTTTATCTTTGTTCTGAAGAAATGGTGAACAGGAGTTCTTCAGCATTCTAGGATCAATATTTATTTTACAACAATGCATGGGAATTGGTAACTGTTCCTCTGTTTTACCATTTGTCACTTCTGAGCGCAATGTTGTATACCGAGAAAGGTTTGCTGGAATGTACTCCTCATGGGCATATTCTTTTTCACAGGTATGGTTCTAATCATTTTCCTAGGCCATGCTTCAGCAGTTTAAAGATTTCTACATAACTCTTCCATATGTTGCAGGTGATCATTGAACTTCCCTATGTATTCTTTCAAGCAGTTTTGTTTTCGACCATTACATATCCATCGATTGGTTTCCACTGGTCACTTTACAAAGTATTCTGGTATGTGTATGCTATGTTTTGTACGCTGCTCTACTTCACTTACTTCGGTATATTGGTTGCTTCTGCGACCCCAACTTTCCAAGTGGCTTCAGTATTAGCAAGTTTCTGCTACACCATGTTCAATCTGTTCTCGGGATTCCTAATACCTCAACCAGTAAGTCAACTCTATCTTTAGTTCTACTTAATCAACACAAAAAGAATTTGCATAAAATTTGGAATTTTAATTTACGTCCCTCTTGCAGAACATTCCTAAATGGTGGGTTTGGGGCTACTGGATTTGCCCTTTATCGTGGTCCTTAAAAGGTATTCTCATTTCACAGTACGGAGATCTAAACAAGGAAATTGTACTCCGCGGGGAAGAAAAGACTATCAGTTCCTTCTTAGAAACCATCTATGGATACAACTATGATGATCTAGGAATTGTAGGAACTGTTCTTCTTGCATATCCACTAGTTTTCTCATTTGCGTTTGCACTTGCTACTGAAAAACTTAACTTTCAGAGGAGGTAATAATGTCTTTCAGTTACTGAAGTTGAGTACTTGAACTTCCCTATAGTTCACTACAAAGTCATTGCTGTAATATACTTTGGAGCTTATTCGCATCATTAAAAGATAATAAGTACTAATGTTTCTCAACTCCCTAGAGTTTTTGCAGTGGCTGCCTCACAAATCATACTTGGCAATTTCAAAGTTTGTTCAAGCTAGTGTTTCTCCTAATTTCTTTCGTCCTATTTCAGTACCACTAACATTGGGCCTGTACGTCTAAAATTAGCTAAAAAATGGTAAGATGGTAACCCTAAATCGCAGATGATGCAGAAAAGAGAGCAAAAGtatatgaatttttctttcatttacaTATGAAAGTTTGAGTCTTTGATCATGAAAAATAGCTCAAGAgcacaaagaaaacagaatatACAGAATTGAAGCATGATATTAGCGATAGATTTATATAAAATTAAGGACAGTCAAAATGAGTTCAATTACCTTCTAGTGCTCAATGAGgttgaagaaaacaaagagattaGTTCTTCGTTCTAAACTTCTAATAACCCTCTCTTTGCTGCTTTTTTTTTGGAGGCGCCCTTCGTGGTTAACTAGCCCACGGCCCAAATACCATAACAAAATTAAGGGAAAATTTTCACCCAAATTTTCCCGGTGTAGGTAATAAAAGgtaacttctctctctctctctctattcttcAGGCTTGGTTTGtgtaaagtaaaataaatcatttATCTTTTTATGAGATGAGAAATTTAATTTTCCCTGGATACTTTCCATTCCAATGTTTTGTAATATATGACAAGTTATTATGAAAATTGTTAAACATTTTATAATTAATGtaattgttgtagagaaactgaatttgagaggaatttgctgtgtattctcattgataataggggcctctttatatagaggattacaatgtatagaatctcaatcgcacaaggaaagtaatcgtacattgaataggaatctagatccttctaatttaaccctattaccactaggtcaagtaacctagagtttgggccaaacacaaatagagatatccttaaacactcccccttgtgttgtccaaacgcggtgcttctctcgttgcctcgttaaaaaccttgccgagtaacaaaaacccagtgggacaaaaataacctcggtcgaaggggaaaaagagcacaacacacccttcacgtttcgaggtgaacatgtagacatctccccctgatgtctgcgcctccccctgatgactacgatcatgggagttcagataatttccgcaagccaattcttgccacatgtttctcgaacgtggatttaggcaatgacttagtaaacaagtctgcctcattgtcctcagatcgaacctggttcactttgatcttgaggagcttctgttgttgctgattgtagaagaatttgggagatatatgcttggtgttgtcgcctttgatgtagccttgcttcatttgttcaatgcaagcagcattatcctcataaatgctcgttggctcatctgtggtagacttcaaaccacaattgcttcgaatatgcgtaactatggatcgaagccatatacattcacgaactgcttcgtgaagagcaataatctctgcatgattcgaagaagtagcgactaaggtctgttttgtagacctccaagatatcgcggtctttcccatggtgaaaacataaccagtttgggagcgacctttgtgtgggtcagagaggtacccagcatcagcaaaaccttccaaaacacttatatcgttttgggatggggataggggacgcagtccaccatgtgtggcgtccctggcacttgatgggtccgaatccatcttctctctgtagggatagaacaagcccatatcgatcgtaccacttaggtatcgaaagatatctttaacaccagtccaatggcgtcgtgtaggcgcagagctatgtctagctagcaagttcacagcgaatgagatatccggtcttgtgcattgagctaagtacaataatgcgcctattgcacttaggtagggcacttctgcctctagcacttcttcatcgtcatcttttggacgaaattgatccttctttggatcaagactacggacgaccattggggtgcttgaaggcttaatcttatcagtgttgaaacgcctaaggatcttttgggtataagctgattgatgaatcaggataccatctctacggtgctcaagttctaaaccgaggcaaaaccgtgttttcccaagatctttcatctcaaactcggatttcaagtgttcagcggtttcccttaactctttaagggtgccaattatgttcatgtcatcgacataaaccgctactattgcaaatccggaacttgtcctttttatgaacacacatgggcatagttcattgttgacatatccctttccaatcaagtagtcacttagacagttataccacatccgtccggattgtttcaaaccatatagtgagcgtttcaatctaatcgcaaacgcgctctgtggtttagagccacttgatttgggtaactgaattccgtctggaatcttcatgtatatctctgtatctagatccccatatagatacgcagtaaccacatccataagctgcatgttcagtttttcggaaactaccaaactgacaaggtagcgaaacgttatgacgtccattacgggagaataggtctcctcgtagtcgattccagggcgttgtgagaaaccttgcgccacaaggcgagctttgtaccttacaatctcgtttttctcattacgctttctaacgaatacccatttgtgaccaactggtttggtgttgggcggtattggcacaaccggtccgaatacctttcttttcgctagagaatcaagttctgcctggatcgcatttttccactttggccaatcagctctacgttggcattcatcaacggagcgtggttcgatgtcatcggtctcaataatctcacgcgccactgaatacgcgaatacatcatcaatgatgatggagtttctttcccacgtcccatgtacactagtgtaattaacagagatctctacgttctcagggataggttctgacattgaggcgtcccccaatgatgtctcttggacataaccataatccggaacattctcatgggacggattttgagtatcgatgatcaaaggatttgtttgtgcctcattcgctctctttctagggcgagtatccttcgaaccaatcggtctaccgcgctttcttgcgggacctgcggccatagatgccacatcattgccatgttgggcaatggcgccatctcctggtgtcacaggagaggcgtgatgtccagtagttgggacatcaatccttgcaggcacgtttgcagcaggtatgtgtgatctcgtcactttggcaacatcagaaaacgcatcaggcagagtgtctgctacgttctggagttcgattattcttcgcacttcaagttcggactgtgcggtacggggatcgagatgagacatagtggggacagaccacgacaattcctgtcgttcctgttgaacagatgtgttcttatctccccctaacgatgggaagactgtctcatcaaagtgacaatccgcaaatctagcggtaaagagatcgcctgtcaagggttcaaggtagcggacgatcgttggagattcatatccaacataaatacccaTTCGTCGTTggggacccatcttagtacgctgtggcggcgtaataggcacataaatggcacacccaaaaatgcgtaagtgcgagacatcaggctcgtacccagtcactagctgtaacgcagagtaagattgggtggcagtgggtcgtagacgaattagcgtcgctgcatgcaagattgcatatccccaagtagaaacagggagattggtgcgcataaccaatgtctgtgctatcatctgtagtcgtttgatagcggcttctgcgagaccattttgggtatgaacatggggaactggatgctctacatcaatccccagtgacatgcaatagtcatcgaatgttttcgacgtaaactccccagcattatcaagtcgaattgacttaataggatggtcagggtagtgagcccgtagacggataatctgggcgaggagtttagcataagcagcatttcgagtggatagtagcgcgacatgtgaccagcgtgtcgacgcatcaaccaaaaccataaagtatttaaaaggtccgcatggtggttgaatgggtccacagatatcccattggattctctgtaagaacggaatgagtattttgggatcctttgcgtaggacggtctcggtcctaatttcccgaaggaataGGCTatgcagaaagagcgaggggccttagaagcaaccaaggaagattttggttgggcctgagcgtctgtagcgcttttagaagcaaagtgtgtgactacatctcccattatggcgttagagccatggaaattggtgtgtgtggcgtcatggccactaggaggaacaaccatggcgtcatgctcatggttggcgccattaatggcgtcatcacatgggacttgggcggccttatggcgccccaagacggctgcagctccagatgctgcaattgttgcggtcttgctaagtcctggaatcaattttcgattcttgcttcttctcactctgaagaatggatgtccgtgtgaagtctttagtatacggagcatcatatcacgaccaggatgtcctagtcggtcatgccaaagccaatatgtgtctgaatccaagagatcttctcttatgacattattggattcaataggtcgaattgtagtgacataaagtccactagattgacacataagcttctctaagatgcgctttcttccgcaatcattagaggtaatgcaaaggaattctattccgttctcactatgcgtttccgcatggaatccgttggctctaatatctttaaagctcaataaggttcgatttgccttaggagcgtagagagcttcagtgactttaatcaaggtgccattaggcaaaaggaattgggccattccatgtccttgaattaaacctgatggcccagccatcgtagtcacagatgaatatgtaggcaacatctccaagaataattgcctatgtcgtagaatggtgtgcgtagtcgcactatccgcaagacattgaagttcatccattcctaaaagaaaagctcgtaattaaaaaggagtcataaagaaaagaactcaacttttattaataagccaaacggaattacatcatcgtttctttaaccaaagaaaatctaatccaataaactagttaatgcaaaacaatggtagtcgtcgaactcctttcggtaattccaatgtaaatgtgaccaggtcagtagagagatgtcggtggagcgaggctcacttaagtaccacttatctcaaaaccttcctagacatcacactcacattgagtacgcctactttga encodes the following:
- the LOC133746385 gene encoding pleiotropic drug resistance protein 3-like isoform X1, with protein sequence MDLVAEIGRSVRTSFHQHASSFRITSDVRSMKENDDDEVELQWAAIERLPTFERIQTSLSSCNKEEDDHEGKSKRVVDVTKLGALERRVFIDYLLKDIEGDNQRLLQKLKERIDRVGLQLPTVEVRYQNLFVEAECEVVQGKPLPTLWNTLKSFLSVMTQIFGCKPQAYKLEILKEVSGIIKPSRMTLLLGPPSCGKTTLLQALAGKLNHSLKVQGEITYNGYKMNEFVPQKTSAYISQYDLHISEMTVREALDFSSRCQGIGSRADIMKEVARRENQAGIVPEPDIDTYMKAISIEGLKKSLMTDYIIKILGLDICADTIVGDAMQRGISGGQKKRLTTGEMMIGPARAFFMDEISTGLDSSTTFQIVTCLQQLTHVTESTILVSLLQPTPETFHLFDDIILMAEGKVVYHGPSDNVVEFFQECGFRSPPRKGISDFLQEVVSQKDQAKYWYHKDQPYSYISVDKFVNMFKDFHVGKKLEEELCKPFDQSECHKHALSFNIYSLRKWELFKSCLSREWLLMKRNSFVHVFKSAQLVVIALITMTIFSRTWMKIDETHAKYYMSSLFYALLRLLCIGIAEISMTASRLAVFYKQRDFYFYPAWAYSLPAAILKIPFSLLDAFLWTALTYYVIGYSPEPERFFRQFILLFLVHQVAISLFRLIASLVRNPSVAGTVGLFSLIVMYLFGGFIIPKSSLPAWLAWGFWVSPLAFAELGASINEFHAPRWQKVLSSNVTIGQQALINHGLNFSDYFYWISIGALLGFWIVFNFGFTCILSYSKSPGSSRTIISHERFSHLKKKDTLNNSCQEHELTCVDTDITSSESTNVGEISAGMVLPFEPISISFDKLHYFIDTPQKLREQGFPPNRLQLLQDITGAFRPGILTALMGVSGAGKTTLMDVLSGRKTGGIIEGDIRIGGYPKVQETYARISGYCEQSDIHSPELTVEESVAYSAWLRLPSQIDINTRAEFVKEVLQMIELDEIKDELVGIPGGSGISTEQRKRLTIAVELVSNPSIIFMDEPTSGLDARAAAIIMRVVKNIVSTGRTIVCTIHQPSIDIFEAFDELILMKRGGQVIYCGELGQDSSKLIQYFEGISGVPKIKDNYNPATWMLEVTSPSAEAKLALDFSQLYRESHLCQKNNDLVRELSFPVQGSKELYFPTHFPQNGWEQFKACLWKRHLSYWRNPRYNLGRLAITAASSLIFGALLWQKGQRINGEQEFFSILGSIFILQQCMGIGNCSSVLPFVTSERNVVYRERFAGMYSSWAYSFSQVIIELPYVFFQAVLFSTITYPSIGFHWSLYKVFWYVYAMFCTLLYFTYFGILVASATPTFQVASVLASFCYTMFNLFSGFLIPQPNIPKWWVWGYWICPLSWSLKGILISQYGDLNKEIVLRGEEKTISSFLETIYGYNYDDLGIVGTVLLAYPLVFSFAFALATEKLNFQRR
- the LOC133746385 gene encoding pleiotropic drug resistance protein 3-like isoform X2, producing MDLVAEIGRSVRTSFHQHASSFRITSDVRSMKENDDDEVELQWAAIERLPTFERIQTSLSSCNKEEDDHEGKSKRVVDVTKLGALERRVFIDYLLKDIEGDNQRLLQKLKERIDRVGLQLPTVEVRYQNLFVEAECEVVQGKPLPTLWNTLKSFLSVMTQIFGCKPQAYKLEILKEVSGIIKPSRMTLLLGPPSCGKTTLLQALAGKLNHSLKVQGEITYNGYKMNEFVPQKTSAYISQYDLHISEMTVREALDFSSRCQGIGSRADIMKEVARRENQAGIVPEPDIDTYMKAISIEGLKKSLMTDYIIKILGLDICADTIVGDAMQRGISGGQKKRLTTGEMMIGPARAFFMDEISTGLDSSTTFQIVTCLQQLTHVTESTILVSLLQPTPETFHLFDDIILMAEGKVVYHGPSDNVVEFFQECGFRSPPRKGISDFLQEVVSQKDQAKYWYHKDQPYSYISVDKFVNMFKDFHVGKKLEEELCKPFDQSECHKHALSFNIYSLRKWELFKSCLSREWLLMKRNSFVHVFKSAQLVVIALITMTIFSRTWMKIDETHAKYYMSSLFYALLRLLCIGIAEISMTASRLAVFYKQRDFYFYPAWAYSLPAAILKIPFSLLDAFLWTALTYYVIGYSPEPERFFRQFILLFLVHQVAISLFRLIASLVRNPSVAGTVGLFSLIVMYLFGGFIIPKSSLPAWLAWGFWVSPLAFAELGASINEFHAPRWQKVLSSNVTIGQQALINHGLNFSDYFYWISIGALLGFWIVFNFGFTCILSYSKSPGSSRTIISHERFSHLKKKDTLNNSCQEHELTCVDTDITSSESTNVGMVLPFEPISISFDKLHYFIDTPQKLREQGFPPNRLQLLQDITGAFRPGILTALMGVSGAGKTTLMDVLSGRKTGGIIEGDIRIGGYPKVQETYARISGYCEQSDIHSPELTVEESVAYSAWLRLPSQIDINTRAEFVKEVLQMIELDEIKDELVGIPGGSGISTEQRKRLTIAVELVSNPSIIFMDEPTSGLDARAAAIIMRVVKNIVSTGRTIVCTIHQPSIDIFEAFDELILMKRGGQVIYCGELGQDSSKLIQYFEGISGVPKIKDNYNPATWMLEVTSPSAEAKLALDFSQLYRESHLCQKNNDLVRELSFPVQGSKELYFPTHFPQNGWEQFKACLWKRHLSYWRNPRYNLGRLAITAASSLIFGALLWQKGQRINGEQEFFSILGSIFILQQCMGIGNCSSVLPFVTSERNVVYRERFAGMYSSWAYSFSQVIIELPYVFFQAVLFSTITYPSIGFHWSLYKVFWYVYAMFCTLLYFTYFGILVASATPTFQVASVLASFCYTMFNLFSGFLIPQPNIPKWWVWGYWICPLSWSLKGILISQYGDLNKEIVLRGEEKTISSFLETIYGYNYDDLGIVGTVLLAYPLVFSFAFALATEKLNFQRR